One part of the Palaemon carinicauda isolate YSFRI2023 chromosome 23, ASM3689809v2, whole genome shotgun sequence genome encodes these proteins:
- the LOC137617554 gene encoding uncharacterized protein codes for MAARAYPIGDVQIHHRNSARNRHGLRQSGGLQLKKRAPKSIRIGTLNVGTIKGRGREVADMMERRKTGCPEEEKDDFSRQLDQEMSNIPNEEQLMMRGDLNGHVGRNSQGLERIYGGWAMGDRN; via the exons ATGGCTGCTAGGGCGTACCCGATAGGCGACGTGCAGATACATCACCGTAACTCTGCGAGAAATAGGCACGGGCTACGGCAAAGTGGGGGACTGCAGTTAAAGAAGCGAGCCCCAAAATCTATTAGAATTGGCACCTTGAACGTTGGAACCATAAAAGGACGTGGAAGAGAAGTTGCTGATATGATGGAGAGAAGGAAA ACAGGTTGTccagaagaggaaaaagatgatTTTTCGAGACAGCTGGATCAGGAAATGAGTAATATACCAAATGAAGAACAGTTAATGATGAGAGGAGACCTAAATGGTCATGTAGGGAGAAATAGCCAGGGCCTGGAAAGAATATATGGAGGATGGGCTATGGGAGATAGGAATTAA